The nucleotide window GCGGCGACGCAGTGCGTCGAAGAAGGCGGGGCCGCTGCCGAGCCCGACCGTGTAGACGAAGAGCACCAGCCCGAGCTGATAGACGATCTCGGGCAGCTTCAGTGCCGGGTCGACGGCGCCGAACGCCAGCCCGACGAAGAGGACTGCCGCGATACCCAGGCGGCTCTGGCCGACGCGCAGTCGCCCCAGCGGAAAACCGATCGCGGCGACCGCAAATAGGAGGAGCAACGGACTCGCCTGCAGCAGCGTGATCACAGTGTCGCAAGATACCTGTGTCGTGCGCTGCAGGTCGCCGACGAGCTCAGGGCTTCAGCACCGTCCACTCGATCTCGTTGAGCAGCGTGCCGATCCGCTCCGCCGAGGGCGTCACGATCGTGAAGCAGCCGGGGCCACCATCGGCCACCATGCCATCGAACTTGCCCACGGTGGTGCGGACCCACTCGTCATTGGCGTACTGCCGGCGAAGGCAGAGGTGGACACGGTAGGGCTTCTCGAACACGAGAGGCTTCAACTGGCCCGCACGGGTGCGTCGCACGGCACGCTCGGCCGCGACCCGCAACATCTGGTGGACACGCGCGGGCGACTGGTTGATCGCCGCCGAGCCCGAGACCGCGGTCTTGACGATCACCGTCTCGATCGGCCCGAGCATCGCCTTCGTCTCCTCGGCGAGGACGTCGTCGCCGGCGGTGAGGACGAACGGCACCCCCATCTCGCCGCCGATGAACGCGGCGATCCCCGACTCATTCAGCACCTTGCCGTTCACCAGGAAGGAGTCGAGCGCGAACGAATGGGAGATCACCCCCGGCGATCCGGCGTTCGCATGCGCGCC belongs to Gemmatimonadota bacterium and includes:
- a CDS encoding M55 family metallopeptidase — encoded protein: MSRRRLLAAVLLAPIAAGAQAARPVAAPRDTSPPSAHHGVLEYQEARRKLELDMQRGGFTVYIIGDMEGLAAVVRNATEMRPEYRGGTAQHERFREELTDEINAVIAGARAGGATQFIVNDGHGGTLFRNVLVDKLDPEAILIRGYPKPIVMSTGINPMVDAVMMVGAHANAGSPGVISHSFALDSFLVNGKVLNESGIAAFIGGEMGVPFVLTAGDDVLAEETKAMLGPIETVIVKTAVSGSAAINQSPARVHQMLRVAAERAVRRTRAGQLKPLVFEKPYRVHLCLRRQYANDEWVRTTVGKFDGMVADGGPGCFTIVTPSAERIGTLLNEIEWTVLKP